The following coding sequences are from one Kwoniella bestiolae CBS 10118 chromosome 2, complete sequence window:
- a CDS encoding porphobilinogen deaminase, whose amino-acid sequence MTSSCPWHTNSTAVNRRPVPDRDLLLAMKAQANSFVLGTRKSNLALIQTGHVADDLRLLHNSPSPSEQSENQEEEEGSGPEKRDNVTPYTFSIESMTTVGDRNQTTPLHLLSPYSSTQPAKSLWTDELEARLINGHFDMLIHSLKDVPTVLKDGCEIGCMVKRHDPRDALVIKEGLPYTSLDQLPDGSVVGTGSVRRVAQLKRAYPRLVFEDMRGNLNTRFSKLDNPSSPFSALILAMSGLSRLGMAHRVVATLESPVLMHAVGQGALAVEIRSDDMRTRNCLRGLGHWPTEWTCGAERGCLRVLEGGCSVPVGVESEIVELAEEDLEGLEAQGVEDPFKGEDEEQLKDDSPMLHFSGLIDIKPDTRPSTPTFFKNSLPPLRKRFAKLTLSACVTATDGSKHVLYEPKSVLVRSYRQAERFGEECARELRRMGASEILDEINRIRKERERQDLERAIQRSKALQEEREKMGKVEGGEAEVVA is encoded by the exons ATGACCTCCTCTTGTCCATGGCACACCAACTCCACGGCCGTCAATCGACGTCCTGTCCCCGATCGAGATTTACTTCTGGCCATGAAAGCCCAGGCGAATAGCTTCGTATTGGGAACGAGGAAATCGAATTTGGCGTTGATTCAGACTGGACATGTTGCCGACGATCTTCGTTTGCTCCATaactccccctctccctccgaACAATCAgagaatcaagaagaagaagaaggtagtGGACcggagaagagggataatgTTACACCCTACACATTCAGTATAGAATCCATGACCACAGTCGGAGATCGAAACCAAACTACCCCCCTTCATCTACTCTCACCATACTCCTCTACCCAACCTGCCAAATCCCTCTGGACCGACGAGTTGGAAGCACGACTCATCAATGGTCATTTCGATATGCTCATTCACTCGCTCAAGGATGTACCTACAGTTTTGAAGGATGGGTGCGAGATTGGATGTATGGTTAAGAGACATGATCCGAGAGATGCCTTGGTGATCAAGGAGGGATTACCGTATACTTCGTTGGATCAGTTGCCTGATGGGAGCGTTGTAGGTACGGGGAGTGTTAGGAGGGTGGCGCAGTTGAAGAGAGCTTATCCGAGGTTGGTCTTTGAGGATATG CGAGGAAACCTCAACACCCGATTCTCCAAGCTCGATaacccctcctcacccttctccgccctcatcctcgccatGTCCGGCCTCTCTCGACTGGGCATGGCTCACCGAGTGGTCGCGACTCTCGAATCGCCCGTCCTGATGCATGCCGTCGGACAAGGTGCCCTCGCAGTTGAAATCAGATCAGACGACATGAGGACCCGAAATTGTCTCAGGGGATTGGGTCATTGGCCCACTGAATGGACGTGCGGAGCTGAGAGAGGATGTCTCAGGGtattggagggaggatgttCGGTCCCTGTCGGAGTGGAGAGTGAGATTGTAGAATTGGCtgaagaggatttggaaggattggaagCACAGGGTGTTGAAGATCCTTTTaagggggaggatgaggaacAGCTGAAAGATGATTCACCAATGTTACATTTCTCTGGACTTATCGATATCAAACCCGATACCCGACCATCCACACCAACATTCTTCAAAAactctcttccaccacttAGGAAACGATTCGCCAAATTGACTTTATCAGCCTGTGTGACCGCTACCGACGGGAGCAAACATGTACTGTACGAGCCCAAGTCTGTATTGGTCAGATCGTATAGACAGGCTGAGCGATTTGGAGAAGAGTGCGCGAGGgaattgaggaggatgggtgcTAGTGAGATTTTGGATGAGATCAATAGGATTAGGAAGGAGCGGGAGAGGCAGGATTTGGAGAGGGCTATTCAGAGGAGTAAAGCTTTGcaggaggagagggagaagatggggaaagTTGAGGGTGGGGAGGCTGAGGTGGTTGCTTAG
- a CDS encoding nuclear protein localization protein 4 → MLLRIRSPAGTARINVETSTPGEQFAQMMLDTIPKSDEQPDPSTLKLSNQPGSSGESVPFSALVGRTVGDMGFSHGDLLFLSYKPISADPSSHPTTQASSSHPHPSQPDPSHPHTHTEPPLPNTIPLTDLSHVVEPDIDLYWKSQKGKIERKRDPDFCRHGEKGMCDYCMPLEPYDAKYQASQQIKHLSFHAYLRQLLSSRPPSQSSATDLPPLDPLSLSVMNPCPTGSHPPFPQGICSTCQPSAVTLQSQTYRMVDHIEFASPSIIDGILSAWRRTGTQRLAFLIGRHDKYEKVPMGVKTVVEAVWEPKQEGELDGLTVETPWEDEERVGEIAGWCDRGLSVVGMIYTDLTPQPDDITKTLYKRHAQSYTASSLEMLLSAAYQISHPLPTKMSPTGHFSSRFVTCCLTGDEDGGIGVLAWQASENAEAMVKAGIVEASVDPGVVRVRKPGEGEYIPEVFYSYKNEYGLQVKQPAKPTFPVEYLFVNITHGFPVDPSPLFLSNSFPTENRPGLHDQSLELVISQLSGIIKKSDAEISDTGTWPDRIKEEVKGWLSDWHLVAFLCMQGLFSLAEQKILCRAATMHAHSSDKNALEELFGSGGWQTLLTIVESSSSANIPTQAAPPSRAFGEMGIDSPHTAGSSTDLTGLGVPSEPAQTGSGGGGGGATGERVCPHCTFVNEGGRSDCDICGLPLDG, encoded by the exons ATG TTGCTCCGTATACGTTCACCGGCAGGTACAGCCCGTATCAATGTGGAGACGTCCACACCGGGCGAGCAATTCGCTCAGATGATGTTGGACACGATACCGAAATCGGACGAGCAACCTGATCCGTCTACTCTGAAACTTAGTAATCAGCCTGGATCGAGTGGGGAGAGCGTACCCTTCTCTGCTTTGGTGGGCAGGACAGTGGGTGATATGGGTTTTAG CCACGGGGACCTCCTTTTCCTATCTTATAAACCAATCTCAGCGgacccctcctcccacccaaCCACCCAagcctcctcttctcaccctcatccaagTCAACCTGACCCATCACACCCCCATACGCATACTGAACCACCTTTACCCAATACCATCCCCCTGACTGATCTGTCACACGTGGTGGAACCTGATATAGATCTTTACTGGAAGAGTCAGAAGGGCAAGATTGAACGGAAGAGAGATCCAGATTTCTGTAGACACggtgagaaggggatgtgCGATTATTGTATGCCTCTGGAG CCATACGACGCAAAATACCAAGCTTCCCAGCAGATCAAACACCTCTCCTTCCATGCCTACCTTCGACAACTCTTATCCTCCCGACCACCTTCCCAGTCATCCGCCACTGACCTCCCACCTTTAGACCCATTATCACTCTCAGTGATGAACCCCTGTCCTACAGGTTCGCACCCCCCGTTCCCACAAGGAATCTGTTCGACCTGTCAACCTTCCGCCGTCACTCTCCAATCTCAGACGTACCGTATGGTAGATCACATTGAATTTgcctcaccatccatcattgATGGTATTTTATCCGCGTGGCGACGCACAGGAACCCAGAGGTTGGCATTCCTAATTGGACGACATGATAAATACGAGAAGGTCCCTATGGGAGTGAAGACTGTCGTGGAAGCTGTGTGGGAACCTAAGCAGGAAGGAGAACTGGATGGATTGACAGTAGAAACTCcctgggaagatgaggagagagttGGGGAGATTGCTGGTTGGTGTGATAGGGGTTTGAGCGTGGTGGGAATGATATATACGGATCTGACTCC ACAACCCGACGATATCACCAAGACACTATACAAACGACACGCCCAATCTTATACTGCATCCTCACTCGAGATGCTCCTCTCAGCAGCATACCAAATTTCGCATCCTCTACCTACCAAGATGTCACCAACAGGTCACTTCTCGTCTAGGTTTGTGACATGTTGTCTTacaggagatgaagatggtggaatCGGAGTGCTGGCTTGGCAAGCATCTGAAAATGCAGAGGCGATGGTCAAAGCTGGTATTGTCGAGGCGAGTGTCGATCCGGGAGTAGTGAGAGTAAGGAAACCTGGTGAAGGGGAGTATATTCCAGAGGTGTTTTATAG TTATAAGAATGAATATGGACTACAGGTCAAACAACCTGCTAAACCTACCTTCCCCGTGGAATACCTATTTGTCAAT ATAACACACGGTTTCCCCGTTGACCCCTCGCCCCTCTTCCTATCCAACTCTTTCCCCACCGAGAACAGACCGGGTCTTCACGATCAGTCGCTGGAATTGGTGATTTCGCAATTATCGGGAATCATCAAGAAATCAGACGCCGAGATTAGCGATACGGGTACATGGCCTGATAGGATCAAAGAGGAGGTGAAAGGGTGGTTGAGCGATTGGCATCTTGTGGCGTTTTTGTGTATGCAGGGGTTGTtttctttg GCAGAACAGAAAATCCTCTGTAGAGCAGCAACGATGCATGCTCATTCCTCAGACAAGAACGCGTTGGAAGAGTTATTCGGAAGTGGTGGATGGCAAACCTTGTTGACGATAGTcgaatcatcttcgtcag CAAACATCCCTACCCAAGCTGCACCTCCCTCAAGAGCATTCGGAGAGATGGGTATAGATTCTCCTCATACCGCTGGATCATCTACGGATTTGACTGGATTGGGTGTACCCTCTGAACCTGCACAGACGGGCTcaggaggtgggggagggggagcaACGGGAGAAAGGGTCTGTCCACATTGTACGTTCGTGAATGAAGGGGGTAGGTCGGATTGTGATATTTGTGGATTACCTTTGGATGGGTAA